A genomic segment from Variovorax paradoxus B4 encodes:
- a CDS encoding pirin family protein, with protein MTDTAAQTQLLQPHDKDLGGGFKVRRLLPAAQRRSVGPFVFFDHFGPATEQPGMEHDVRPHPHIGLSTVTYLFEGAMMHRDSLGSVQEILPGAINWMTAGRGIVHSERKPERLKADTYVNHGLQLWAALPQAHEEAEPSFEHTPASAIPEVVEQGAAVRVLVGEAFDQRSPVKTLSQTIYLDIALPAGGRFELPALAPELAVYVVDADASVNGESIPAHTMAVLPDGQGAVLTSGTAARLMVIGGEPLDGPRYITWNFVSSRRERILEAGSDWAAQRMGHVPGETEFIPLPGKPFGVREPDVGTTPV; from the coding sequence CCGCACGACAAGGACCTCGGCGGCGGCTTCAAGGTGCGACGCCTGCTGCCGGCGGCGCAACGCCGTTCGGTCGGGCCGTTCGTGTTCTTCGACCACTTCGGGCCGGCCACCGAGCAGCCCGGCATGGAGCACGACGTGCGGCCGCATCCGCACATCGGCCTGTCCACGGTCACCTATCTTTTCGAGGGCGCGATGATGCATCGCGACAGCCTCGGCAGCGTGCAGGAGATCCTGCCCGGCGCCATCAACTGGATGACCGCGGGGCGCGGCATCGTGCACTCCGAGCGCAAGCCCGAACGCCTCAAGGCCGACACCTACGTCAACCACGGGCTGCAGCTCTGGGCTGCCTTGCCGCAGGCGCATGAAGAAGCCGAGCCGAGCTTCGAGCACACGCCGGCCAGTGCCATTCCCGAGGTGGTGGAGCAGGGCGCGGCGGTGCGCGTGCTGGTGGGCGAGGCCTTTGACCAACGCTCGCCAGTCAAGACACTGTCGCAGACGATCTACCTCGACATCGCATTGCCCGCAGGCGGCCGTTTCGAGCTGCCCGCACTGGCACCCGAGTTGGCCGTCTACGTTGTCGATGCCGATGCGAGCGTCAATGGCGAATCGATCCCCGCGCACACCATGGCGGTGCTGCCCGATGGCCAGGGCGCGGTGCTGACCTCCGGCACCGCCGCGCGCCTGATGGTGATCGGCGGCGAGCCGCTCGACGGCCCGCGCTACATCACCTGGAATTTCGTCTCGAGCCGGCGCGAGCGCATCCTGGAAGCCGGCTCCGACTGGGCCGCCCAGCGCATGGGACATGTGCCTGGCGAGACCGAGTTCATTCCGCTGCCCGGCAAGCCCTTTGGCGTGCGCGAGCCCGATGTCGGAACGACGCCTGTCTGA